The following proteins come from a genomic window of Tepidiforma thermophila:
- a CDS encoding YihY/virulence factor BrkB family protein → MRTRLGRSWRAVPGPVRASAEVVVAAVRGYVEDECTTYAAAIAYYAIFSIIPLGLITLSVFGLFADRQAIVDWVFEQVPLRETEDVRANVEEIVRRAQQFSPASLGFGLVFLTWASSGIFGAVRNGLNATAHAKVSRPFWRGKLIDILLVMVVGALVALSVAATAMARVVVARVDGAAPFPMDRALMTEIVGLVLAPVVTFTMFLVLYRVTPAARPAWRDALAGAALATLLFELAKNLVAVVIAQSSFSRDTAIYAGFGTALAFLLWMYVNGSILLFGAEFGRALRRRREARAAAGAPAPELLAAWSGHTGSELSQH, encoded by the coding sequence ATGAGAACGCGCCTCGGGCGCTCGTGGAGAGCGGTGCCGGGTCCGGTCCGGGCGTCCGCTGAGGTGGTGGTCGCGGCGGTGCGCGGGTATGTTGAGGACGAATGTACGACCTACGCCGCCGCGATCGCGTACTACGCAATCTTCTCGATTATCCCGCTGGGCCTGATCACACTTTCGGTCTTCGGGCTGTTTGCGGACCGGCAGGCGATTGTGGACTGGGTGTTCGAGCAGGTGCCGCTGCGGGAGACGGAGGACGTGCGGGCAAACGTTGAGGAGATTGTGCGGCGGGCGCAGCAGTTCAGCCCGGCGAGCCTCGGGTTCGGCCTGGTGTTCCTGACCTGGGCATCGAGCGGGATTTTCGGGGCGGTGCGGAACGGGCTGAACGCGACGGCGCATGCGAAGGTGAGCCGGCCGTTCTGGCGGGGAAAGCTGATCGACATTCTCCTGGTCATGGTGGTTGGCGCGCTGGTGGCGCTTTCGGTGGCAGCGACGGCGATGGCGCGGGTGGTGGTGGCGCGGGTGGACGGGGCCGCACCGTTCCCCATGGACCGTGCGCTGATGACTGAGATTGTGGGGCTCGTGCTGGCGCCGGTCGTGACGTTCACGATGTTCCTGGTGCTGTACCGCGTGACGCCGGCGGCGCGGCCTGCGTGGCGGGATGCGCTGGCGGGGGCGGCCCTTGCGACGTTGCTGTTCGAGCTTGCCAAGAACCTGGTGGCCGTGGTGATCGCCCAGTCGAGCTTTTCGCGCGACACGGCCATCTATGCCGGCTTTGGGACGGCGCTGGCGTTTTTGCTGTGGATGTATGTGAACGGGTCGATCCTGCTGTTCGGGGCGGAGTTCGGGCGGGCGCTGCGCCGGCGGCGGGAGGCGCGGGCTGCAGCCGGTGCGCCGGCGCCGGAGCTGCTGGCGGCGTGGAGCGGGCATACCGGTTCGGAACTTTCGCAACATTGA
- a CDS encoding tRNA-queuosine alpha-mannosyltransferase domain-containing protein, whose product MRGLFLQPFDGGSHRAFLSGLLAHTRLDWEVLALPGSEWRRRMRRGAEELARQFEQLRGAFDVVVATDMVDLAEFLALTRRRLGGTPAMVYFHENQVTYPRLRGTKFNSWFGQINYRSALAADAAAFNSEFHRADLLGAFRQLEREPNNWLTAEGIAAVAAKSLVLPVGVELGWLEGQEERGKPRTLLWNHRWEFDKAPELFERAVRRLADEGVPFRLIIAGEPGENPSPAMWRIRETLADRMLHFGFAATREEYARLLRMADIAVSTTRHEFFGIGMVEAMAAGCIPCAPRRYAYPELVPAEYHDLLWEDEAGLMMRLRALLTGPLPPREPFMEAARRFAWERVGPMWQEALEALAAGAIPGSAALRLR is encoded by the coding sequence ATGCGCGGCCTGTTCCTCCAGCCGTTTGATGGCGGGAGCCACCGGGCGTTCCTGTCAGGGCTGCTGGCCCACACCCGGCTCGACTGGGAGGTGCTGGCGCTGCCGGGCAGCGAGTGGCGACGACGGATGCGGCGGGGTGCGGAGGAGCTGGCGCGGCAGTTCGAGCAGCTGCGCGGGGCGTTCGACGTAGTTGTTGCGACGGATATGGTCGACCTCGCGGAGTTCCTCGCACTGACGCGGCGGCGGCTGGGCGGGACGCCGGCGATGGTGTACTTCCACGAGAACCAGGTGACGTATCCGCGGCTGCGGGGGACGAAGTTCAACTCGTGGTTCGGGCAGATTAACTACCGGAGCGCGCTGGCGGCCGATGCGGCGGCGTTCAATTCTGAGTTCCACCGGGCGGACCTGCTGGGGGCGTTCAGGCAGCTTGAGCGGGAGCCGAACAACTGGCTCACGGCGGAGGGGATCGCGGCGGTCGCGGCGAAGAGCCTGGTGCTGCCGGTCGGGGTGGAGCTCGGCTGGCTCGAGGGCCAGGAGGAGCGCGGGAAGCCGCGGACGCTCCTGTGGAACCACCGGTGGGAGTTCGACAAAGCGCCGGAGCTGTTCGAGCGGGCCGTTCGGCGGCTGGCGGATGAGGGGGTGCCGTTCCGGCTGATCATCGCCGGCGAGCCGGGGGAAAACCCGAGCCCGGCGATGTGGCGCATCCGTGAGACGCTGGCCGACCGCATGCTGCACTTCGGGTTCGCGGCCACGCGGGAGGAGTATGCGCGGCTGCTGCGGATGGCCGATATCGCGGTGAGCACGACGCGGCACGAGTTCTTCGGTATTGGGATGGTCGAGGCGATGGCTGCCGGGTGCATCCCGTGTGCGCCGCGGCGGTATGCCTACCCGGAGCTGGTGCCGGCGGAGTATCACGACCTTTTGTGGGAGGATGAGGCAGGGCTGATGATGCGGCTCCGGGCGCTGCTCACGGGCCCGCTGCCGCCGCGGGAGCCGTTCATGGAGGCTGCACGGCGGTTCGCGTGGGAGCGGGTCGGGCCGATGTGGCAGGAGGCGCTGGAGGCGCTGGCGGCTGGCGCGATTCCCGGGAGCGCAGCCCTGCGCCTAAGATGA
- a CDS encoding HAD family hydrolase: MNIFFDVDQTLVHIDQHTNALRPGAREAMQRLKAAGHRVYVWSAAGLAHVERVVHLHGLSEWVDGMFDKDPRVEPRPDFIIDDDWFLVEKYGGHCVRQYRSVDPEDRELEAALQRLAELGHL; encoded by the coding sequence GTGAACATCTTCTTCGATGTCGACCAGACGCTGGTGCACATCGACCAGCACACGAACGCCCTTCGACCGGGCGCGCGGGAGGCGATGCAGCGGCTGAAGGCGGCCGGGCACCGGGTGTACGTCTGGAGCGCGGCCGGGTTAGCGCATGTCGAGCGGGTGGTGCACCTCCACGGGCTTTCGGAGTGGGTGGACGGGATGTTCGACAAGGACCCCCGGGTTGAGCCGCGGCCGGATTTCATCATCGACGACGACTGGTTCCTGGTGGAGAAGTACGGGGGCCACTGCGTGCGCCAGTACCGCTCGGTGGACCCGGAGGACCGGGAACTCGAGGCGGCGCTCCAGCGGCTGGCCGAGCTGGGCCACCTGTAG
- a CDS encoding MraY family glycosyltransferase, with the protein MWLELGTALAAFAVALPLTGALRLPTKRGRRGEVMPRIGGISILAGFLAAPFIMAAFSDQAREFVSEDRRQFLMLGVCGGIVCAMGARDDFRDLDWRFKLGTHVLAALALYLSGFHVEKMTLPGGEAVSLGLLDPAVTVAWIVLVTNAVNLVDGRDGVAAGMAAMVSATMSYIAWDLGHDLIAMLFAALCGACLGFLPFNLGRARRFLGDSGAYFLGFTLAGLSVAGSLDETGRVPLYIPLVALGLPVLDTAVAFLRRFLDGRHPMHADFDHFHDRIERLLGFTGLRVTLAVYALTAVFCGAALLAHTWYKSVGSAVVSAAVLAFGIGLVLALGYGRTMWNSARMLAWRGRAPAPREGNTG; encoded by the coding sequence GTGTGGCTTGAGCTCGGGACGGCGCTGGCCGCGTTTGCGGTGGCGCTGCCGCTGACAGGCGCGCTGCGCCTGCCGACGAAGCGGGGCCGCCGGGGCGAGGTGATGCCGCGGATCGGCGGCATCAGCATCCTCGCCGGGTTTTTGGCGGCGCCGTTCATCATGGCCGCGTTTTCGGACCAGGCGCGGGAGTTCGTGAGCGAGGACCGGCGGCAGTTCCTGATGCTCGGAGTGTGCGGCGGCATCGTGTGTGCGATGGGCGCGCGGGATGACTTCCGCGACCTGGACTGGCGGTTCAAGCTCGGGACGCACGTGCTGGCGGCGCTGGCGCTCTACCTCTCGGGGTTCCATGTCGAGAAGATGACGCTCCCGGGCGGAGAGGCCGTCTCGCTGGGGCTGCTCGACCCGGCCGTGACGGTGGCATGGATTGTGCTGGTGACGAACGCCGTGAACCTTGTCGACGGGCGGGACGGGGTGGCTGCCGGGATGGCGGCGATGGTCTCGGCGACGATGTCGTACATTGCGTGGGACCTCGGCCACGACCTGATTGCGATGCTCTTCGCAGCGCTGTGCGGGGCATGCCTGGGCTTCCTCCCGTTCAATCTCGGGAGGGCGCGGCGGTTCCTCGGGGATTCAGGGGCGTACTTCCTGGGCTTCACGCTGGCGGGGCTGAGCGTTGCGGGGTCGCTCGACGAGACGGGGCGGGTGCCGCTCTATATCCCGCTCGTCGCGCTGGGGCTGCCGGTGCTGGATACGGCAGTGGCATTCCTTCGGCGCTTCCTGGACGGGCGGCATCCGATGCATGCCGATTTCGACCACTTCCATGACCGGATCGAGCGGCTGCTCGGGTTCACGGGGCTGCGGGTGACGCTGGCGGTCTACGCGCTGACGGCGGTGTTCTGCGGGGCGGCGCTGCTGGCGCACACGTGGTACAAGAGCGTCGGGTCGGCCGTGGTCAGCGCCGCAGTCCTGGCGTTTGGTATCGGGCTGGTGCTGGCGCTGGGGTACGGGCGCACGATGTGGAACTCGGCGCGGATGCTGGCGTGGCGGGGCCGGGCGCCGGCGCCGCGGGAGGGCAACACGGGGTGA
- a CDS encoding ABC transporter ATP-binding protein, whose protein sequence is MSIRLKVQDLDKVYGEGERAVHAVRGVSFETEPGEFVAIVGPSGSGKTTMLAMIGGLLTPTRGSIEVNGQDIARLKGKELAEYRRRKVGFVFQANNLLPYLTARENLLVMARINGTDLKTAGARADQLLEELGLAARRNALATELSGGERQRVAIARALMNDPELVLVDEPTASLDSARGRQVVESLIAEVKGRDKLGLMVTHDMAMAALADRVLEMHDGQLVAHTVGARG, encoded by the coding sequence ATGAGCATCCGGCTGAAGGTGCAGGATTTGGACAAGGTGTACGGCGAGGGCGAGCGGGCGGTGCATGCCGTGCGGGGCGTGAGCTTCGAGACGGAGCCCGGCGAGTTTGTGGCGATTGTGGGGCCGAGCGGCTCGGGGAAGACGACCATGCTGGCGATGATCGGCGGGCTGCTGACGCCGACGCGCGGGAGCATCGAGGTGAACGGGCAGGATATCGCGCGGCTGAAGGGGAAAGAGCTTGCCGAGTACCGGCGGCGGAAGGTGGGGTTCGTCTTCCAGGCGAACAACCTGCTCCCGTACCTGACAGCGCGGGAGAACCTGCTGGTGATGGCGCGGATCAACGGCACGGACCTGAAAACGGCCGGGGCGCGCGCGGACCAGCTGCTGGAGGAGCTGGGGCTGGCGGCCCGGCGGAACGCGCTGGCGACGGAGCTGAGCGGCGGCGAACGGCAACGGGTGGCGATCGCGCGGGCGCTGATGAACGACCCGGAGCTGGTGCTGGTGGACGAGCCGACGGCGAGCCTCGACTCGGCGCGGGGCCGGCAGGTGGTGGAATCGCTGATTGCCGAGGTGAAGGGGCGCGACAAGCTGGGGCTGATGGTGACCCACGACATGGCGATGGCGGCGCTGGCCGACCGGGTGCTGGAGATGCACGACGGTCAGCTGGTTGCCCATACGGTGGGCGCCCGGGGCTGA
- a CDS encoding ABC transporter permease: protein MIGFLEIRRRKLQFALVGVIVTLISYLVLMINGLGIGLNEQAGRALRNFDADAIAYSDRAGLSVIRSELSAETVARITAESGAREAAPLGYMAVNYRREDGKVKSAAVLGYDPGTIGEPPVKAGRALTADDRTGLLADRLFLKASGLKVGDTVRLSVRLEEREFTILGELNEGSFFFQPAVYILRGTWQEMKYGGMNAAAPAASIVLLKGDGLPGKRGEGWEAVSKSTAFANIEGVAGQQSTVQALQVFGYLIGGLVIGVFFYVLTLQKTPQIGVLKAVGATSGFIFRQLLIQALLVALGGIVIAVPLAWLTNRALQQAPDAVPIAFTTQTFAVTGGLLLVMAVVGVLFSGRQVAKVDPIIALGQQQ, encoded by the coding sequence ATGATTGGTTTCCTTGAGATTCGGCGTCGGAAGCTCCAGTTCGCACTGGTGGGCGTGATTGTGACGCTCATCAGCTACCTGGTGCTGATGATCAACGGCCTGGGCATTGGGCTGAACGAGCAGGCGGGCCGGGCGCTGCGGAATTTCGATGCGGACGCCATCGCCTATTCGGACCGGGCGGGCCTCAGCGTGATCCGGTCGGAGCTGAGCGCGGAGACGGTGGCGCGGATCACGGCGGAATCGGGTGCGCGCGAGGCTGCGCCACTGGGCTACATGGCCGTGAACTACCGCCGCGAAGACGGCAAGGTGAAGTCGGCGGCCGTGCTGGGATACGACCCGGGCACGATCGGGGAGCCTCCGGTGAAGGCCGGGCGGGCGCTGACAGCGGATGACCGCACGGGGTTGCTGGCGGACCGCCTTTTCCTGAAGGCGTCCGGACTGAAGGTTGGGGACACCGTCAGGCTGTCTGTTCGGCTGGAGGAGCGGGAATTCACGATTCTTGGGGAGCTGAACGAGGGTTCGTTCTTTTTCCAGCCCGCGGTCTACATCCTGCGCGGCACGTGGCAGGAGATGAAGTACGGCGGCATGAATGCGGCGGCACCGGCGGCTTCGATTGTCCTGTTGAAGGGTGACGGCCTGCCGGGGAAGCGGGGAGAGGGCTGGGAGGCCGTCTCGAAGTCGACCGCGTTCGCAAATATCGAAGGCGTGGCGGGACAGCAATCGACGGTGCAGGCGCTGCAGGTGTTCGGCTACCTGATCGGCGGGCTGGTCATTGGGGTGTTCTTCTACGTGCTGACGCTGCAGAAGACGCCACAGATCGGCGTGCTGAAGGCGGTGGGCGCGACGAGCGGGTTCATCTTCCGGCAGCTGCTCATCCAGGCGCTGCTGGTGGCGCTCGGGGGGATCGTGATTGCGGTGCCGCTTGCGTGGCTGACGAACCGGGCGCTGCAGCAGGCGCCGGACGCAGTGCCGATTGCATTCACGACACAGACGTTCGCGGTGACGGGCGGGCTGCTGCTCGTGATGGCAGTCGTGGGGGTGCTGTTCTCGGGCCGGCAGGTCGCGAAGGTCGACCCGATTATTGCGCTCGGCCAGCAGCAGTAG
- a CDS encoding TetR/AcrR family transcriptional regulator: protein MDATAERLLTAAREVFEEEGFRGATTRKIAARAGVNEVTLFRHFASKEELIGAALEHGHRTAMARLDAVALPEQPEDLDAELRPYLRHVLAAFSAAGRGVRTALAEWEHLPAYHAWLLGPSERVMADIERYLAAAAARGLVRPGADPAAAAHLLVATLFMHGLLPPLMPAHFPQGPGAGADACIDLVLEALRPPEKESG from the coding sequence ATGGATGCGACGGCCGAGCGACTGCTGACTGCTGCGCGCGAGGTGTTCGAAGAGGAGGGTTTCCGGGGTGCGACGACCCGGAAGATTGCAGCGCGCGCCGGCGTGAACGAGGTGACGCTGTTCCGGCATTTCGCCAGTAAGGAGGAGCTGATTGGCGCGGCGCTGGAGCATGGCCACCGCACGGCGATGGCGCGGCTGGACGCCGTCGCGCTGCCGGAGCAGCCGGAAGACCTCGACGCGGAGTTGCGGCCGTACCTGCGCCACGTGCTGGCGGCCTTCAGCGCTGCGGGCCGGGGTGTGCGGACGGCTCTCGCGGAATGGGAGCACCTGCCGGCGTACCATGCCTGGCTGCTCGGGCCGAGCGAGCGGGTGATGGCCGATATCGAGCGGTACCTTGCGGCAGCGGCAGCCCGCGGGCTGGTGCGGCCGGGCGCCGACCCGGCGGCAGCGGCCCACCTGCTGGTGGCGACGCTGTTCATGCACGGGCTGCTGCCCCCGCTCATGCCCGCGCACTTTCCGCAGGGCCCGGGCGCAGGCGCGGACGCGTGCATTGACCTGGTCCTCGAAGCACTTCGACCCCCGGAAAAGGAGAGTGGTTGA
- a CDS encoding dual specificity protein phosphatase family protein → MLEDSSLEHLPPVLRPRASLVLPGGAIPYIHTSIWMGGAHTLQGETIHPAAISASWLVDCAGEMPGTYRAAAAAHLSCVFADLEARFLPSRHILPVVDRLTEAVIDPGAAPPAVYIMCSHGMNRSGLVTGLLLRRLGFAADEAIARIRAARRGALSNDSFVDLIRRA, encoded by the coding sequence ATGCTCGAAGACTCATCACTTGAACACCTCCCGCCCGTCCTCCGCCCGCGCGCCAGTCTCGTCCTGCCCGGCGGAGCCATCCCCTACATCCACACCTCCATCTGGATGGGCGGCGCCCACACCCTCCAGGGCGAGACCATTCACCCCGCCGCCATCAGCGCCTCCTGGCTCGTCGACTGCGCCGGGGAAATGCCCGGCACCTACCGGGCCGCCGCCGCAGCCCATCTCTCCTGCGTCTTTGCCGACCTCGAAGCCCGCTTCCTCCCCTCCCGGCACATCCTCCCCGTCGTCGACCGCCTCACCGAGGCCGTCATCGACCCCGGCGCTGCCCCTCCAGCCGTCTACATCATGTGCTCCCACGGCATGAACCGCAGCGGGCTCGTGACCGGCCTCCTCCTTCGCCGCCTCGGGTTCGCCGCCGACGAGGCAATCGCCCGCATCCGCGCAGCCCGGCGCGGCGCCCTTTCAAACGATTCCTTCGTCGACCTCATCCGCCGCGCCTGA
- the trmD gene encoding tRNA (guanosine(37)-N1)-methyltransferase TrmD, translating to MRIDVLTLFPEAFRGPLDVSIVKRAREDGLLDLHIHDIREHATDRHRTVDDYPFGGGQGMVMRVDVLDRALEHVRAQAPERGLVVYLTPAGERLNDRIVRELAAEPRLILVCGRYEGVDERFVEHCVDREISIGDYVLTGGELPAMVLIDAVTRHIPGALGDAVSPEEESFADGLLEHPQYTRPAEYRGWRVPEVLLSGHHAKIAAWRREQRLARTRERRPDLLEGAEGERAPWPGSGAADEVDEGIV from the coding sequence ATGCGCATCGATGTGCTGACGCTGTTCCCGGAGGCGTTCCGCGGCCCGCTGGATGTTTCGATTGTGAAGCGGGCGCGGGAAGATGGGCTGCTCGACCTCCACATCCACGACATCCGGGAGCATGCGACGGACCGGCACCGGACGGTTGACGACTACCCGTTCGGCGGGGGCCAGGGGATGGTGATGCGGGTGGATGTGCTGGACCGGGCGCTGGAGCACGTCCGGGCGCAGGCGCCGGAGCGCGGGCTGGTGGTGTACCTCACGCCGGCGGGCGAGCGGCTGAACGACCGGATCGTGCGCGAGCTGGCGGCAGAGCCGCGGCTGATCCTCGTCTGCGGCAGGTACGAGGGGGTCGATGAGCGGTTCGTGGAGCACTGCGTGGACCGGGAGATTTCGATCGGGGACTACGTGCTGACGGGCGGCGAGCTCCCGGCGATGGTGCTGATTGATGCCGTGACACGCCACATCCCGGGGGCGCTGGGTGATGCGGTGTCGCCGGAGGAGGAGTCGTTTGCGGATGGGCTGCTGGAGCACCCGCAGTACACGCGGCCGGCGGAATACCGGGGCTGGAGGGTGCCGGAAGTGCTGCTGAGCGGACACCACGCGAAGATCGCAGCGTGGCGGCGTGAGCAGCGGCTGGCGCGGACGCGGGAGCGGCGGCCGGACCTGCTGGAGGGCGCGGAAGGGGAGCGGGCGCCCTGGCCGGGGTCAGGCGCGGCGGATGAGGTCGACGAAGGAATCGTTTGA
- a CDS encoding MogA/MoaB family molybdenum cofactor biosynthesis protein, with protein sequence MARVAVLTVSDRGAAGEREDAGGPLIAELALAAGHEVVARAIVPDEQEQIAATLRAWADGGAADVIITTGGTGLTPRDVTPEATLAVAEREVPGIAVALVVNGLQHTPFAALTRGVAVTRGRTLIVNLPGNPKAVRQGMDVLLPLLGHAAELLQGPVEHGG encoded by the coding sequence ATGGCGCGCGTGGCGGTGCTGACGGTTTCGGACCGGGGAGCAGCCGGGGAGCGGGAGGATGCGGGCGGGCCGCTCATCGCGGAGCTGGCGCTGGCAGCGGGGCACGAGGTGGTGGCGCGGGCGATCGTGCCAGATGAGCAGGAGCAGATCGCGGCGACGCTGCGGGCGTGGGCGGACGGGGGCGCGGCGGACGTCATCATTACGACGGGCGGGACGGGGCTGACGCCGCGGGATGTGACACCGGAGGCGACGCTGGCGGTGGCGGAGCGGGAGGTGCCGGGCATCGCCGTGGCGCTGGTGGTGAACGGGCTGCAGCACACGCCATTTGCGGCCCTGACGCGGGGGGTTGCGGTGACGCGGGGCAGGACGCTGATTGTGAATCTGCCCGGGAACCCGAAGGCGGTCCGGCAGGGGATGGATGTGCTGCTTCCGCTGCTGGGGCACGCGGCGGAGCTGCTGCAGGGGCCGGTGGAGCACGGCGGCTGA
- a CDS encoding division/cell wall cluster transcriptional repressor MraZ — protein MLTRFSGAYDYTLDDRGRVPIPPAFRDALKAGAYIGAGADQCIHVYTLEEFERQAAIFDALPEGDPIAEDARRDFYSTFWPVQLDGQGRVNLRDDLAARAGISQGSREVKVVGVGRRIEIWNAAVYEEREAARKRARAEIAASGFAAAAASSGGGA, from the coding sequence ATGCTCACGCGCTTCTCAGGCGCCTACGACTACACGCTGGACGACCGGGGACGGGTGCCCATCCCCCCGGCCTTCCGCGATGCCCTCAAGGCCGGCGCATACATCGGCGCCGGCGCCGACCAGTGCATCCACGTCTACACCCTCGAAGAATTCGAACGGCAGGCCGCCATCTTCGACGCCCTCCCCGAGGGCGACCCCATCGCCGAAGATGCCCGCCGCGATTTCTACTCCACCTTCTGGCCCGTCCAGCTCGACGGACAGGGACGCGTCAACCTCCGTGACGACCTCGCCGCCCGCGCCGGCATCAGCCAGGGCTCCCGCGAGGTCAAGGTCGTCGGCGTCGGGCGCCGCATCGAAATCTGGAACGCGGCCGTCTACGAGGAACGGGAGGCAGCACGCAAGCGCGCTCGCGCCGAGATCGCAGCCTCCGGCTTCGCAGCAGCTGCCGCCAGCTCAGGGGGAGGAGCGTAA
- the rsmH gene encoding 16S rRNA (cytosine(1402)-N(4))-methyltransferase RsmH, with amino-acid sequence MTSSLPIHQPVLLDEALHWLDVREDGTYIDCTTGLGGHAEAIARRLGPGGRLLCIDQDAEALEFARTRLAPFGRRVSFVHANFRELDRVAAEAGVTAADGILLDLGFSSFQVESARRGFAFSLEGPLDMRMDPSAGGPTAADIVNTWDEASLAALFFEYGEEPRARRIARAIVAARARQPLRTTTQLASVVGQAVGGPGRRTPNHPATKVFQALRIQVNGELDSLRLVLPLAHGLLDPGNADRHPGRLVVISFHSLEDRIVKRYFQREATACICPPGLPECRCGHRPTLRILTRRAVRPSPAEVARNPRARSAVLRAAERSS; translated from the coding sequence ATGACATCCTCGCTCCCCATCCACCAGCCGGTCCTCCTCGACGAAGCCCTCCACTGGCTCGACGTCCGGGAGGATGGCACCTATATCGACTGCACCACCGGGCTCGGCGGCCACGCCGAGGCCATCGCCCGCCGGCTCGGCCCCGGCGGAAGACTCCTCTGCATCGACCAGGACGCCGAGGCGCTGGAGTTCGCGCGCACGAGGCTGGCACCGTTTGGGAGGCGGGTCAGCTTCGTCCACGCGAACTTCCGCGAACTCGACAGGGTCGCCGCGGAAGCAGGTGTCACGGCCGCCGATGGCATCCTCCTCGACCTGGGCTTCTCATCCTTCCAGGTCGAAAGCGCCCGCCGGGGATTCGCCTTCTCCCTCGAAGGCCCCCTCGACATGCGCATGGATCCATCGGCCGGCGGCCCAACCGCCGCCGACATCGTGAACACCTGGGATGAAGCGTCGCTCGCAGCGCTCTTCTTCGAATACGGCGAAGAGCCCCGGGCGCGGCGCATCGCGCGGGCCATCGTGGCCGCGCGCGCCCGCCAGCCGCTGCGGACGACCACCCAGCTCGCCAGTGTCGTCGGGCAGGCCGTGGGGGGCCCGGGGAGACGCACCCCAAATCACCCCGCCACCAAAGTCTTCCAGGCGCTCCGGATCCAGGTGAACGGTGAACTCGACAGCCTTCGCCTGGTACTTCCGCTCGCCCACGGCCTGCTCGACCCTGGAAACGCCGACCGCCACCCCGGGAGGCTGGTGGTCATCAGTTTCCACTCCCTCGAAGACCGGATCGTCAAGCGCTACTTCCAGCGCGAGGCCACAGCCTGCATCTGCCCGCCCGGCCTCCCGGAATGCCGCTGCGGGCACCGCCCAACCCTCCGCATCCTCACCCGCCGGGCAGTTCGCCCCTCCCCCGCTGAGGTCGCTCGAAACCCGCGCGCCCGCAGCGCCGTCCTCCGCGCGGCCGAACGGAGCAGCTGA
- a CDS encoding septum formation initiator family protein yields the protein MAAIHHPLGGIGRPLGVPVRGLRINLGLIAALAFLLFAALLPVLQNSFVTSQGFDIQASQRQQARLRAEISLLEADVARLTSQARIERRAQEIGMVRAADPVFITVQEPGPAPAKLPAEYLPAPEPKPAPAEPWWKSLLSWRPW from the coding sequence ATGGCCGCTATTCACCATCCCCTCGGCGGCATCGGCCGTCCGCTCGGCGTTCCAGTACGCGGCCTCCGTATCAACCTGGGCCTCATCGCCGCCCTTGCCTTCCTCCTCTTCGCAGCACTGCTCCCCGTCCTCCAGAACAGCTTCGTCACGTCCCAGGGCTTCGATATCCAGGCCTCGCAGCGCCAGCAGGCCAGGCTTCGCGCCGAAATCTCACTCCTCGAAGCCGATGTCGCCCGCCTCACCTCCCAGGCCCGAATCGAACGGCGCGCCCAGGAGATCGGCATGGTGCGCGCAGCCGACCCGGTCTTCATCACCGTCCAGGAACCCGGCCCCGCGCCGGCGAAACTTCCAGCAGAGTATCTCCCCGCCCCGGAGCCAAAACCCGCTCCGGCCGAACCCTGGTGGAAGTCCCTGCTGAGCTGGCGGCCCTGGTAG